Proteins encoded together in one Gemmatimonadota bacterium DH-78 window:
- a CDS encoding protein kinase translates to MSDPQRWALIKGLFARAAELPPGDRAGFLDEQTGGDPELRARVEELLAADDASSDFLDEGVARAVKRLGVDEDGRHRWIGRRFGPYEVVDELGRGGMGVVLLARRADGRYDREVALKVVPAALVQGHLESRFRAEVRILADLDHPNIARLLDAGETDEGLAYLVMEYVDGPRIDRFADEGSLDVRARLTLFRQVLDGVDYAHARGVVHRDLKPSNILVTRSGVPKLVDFGIAKLLDPASSDAETQVLTRTAHRMLTPEYASPEQVRGEPVDARSDVYSLGIVLYRLLTGRAPYSLDDTAPQAAERVICERSPSRPSDAVTRTVPEDPARTRPADDPDVLARQRSSTRDRLQRSLRGDLDTIVLHALAKEPSRRYATAGAFSDDIDRHLEGRVIRARNPGPVYRARRFVRRRWLPLAATIAGLLAATVLFVQTREAEAQRRVAEANSAELTGLVGSVLSTLNTDLSGRDQGPTATRVAAVEAAVASLDSLASRANGSPSPQLLEALAGAYQEVGTVQGHPISSSVGRVDDAIVSLRKALDLWEQLVRLDPSRPRPPMETVETRVLLADILRARGDHGEAAALLGRARHDVDSLSAVHGLDDVGLVSLVAMVAERQSWQSSDEGDLVAAEGYVTRLTDLTRRIVDLTPEGPGRVGVLEEVVLGLQAEARLEGQLARHDDAIATQSDALALADSLADLPGSTQRMRGIRATAWYHLGWRYNDADRPARAEAAFDQALAHMSTMEQEDPGNATIMASMGQFHEGRGQARIRGERWEEALVDLDRADELLTPILPSLPYVAFVLAQVHRERGEALARLARWSEAESAYERSVELAEQLAARDTTFAPARKVLALSHLSDALHHRLHAAAGDPAHCAYGEEAERIGQGHWGWLRGRNQLAPVEEAIWADFEGMMPEGSCAGG, encoded by the coding sequence ATGTCCGATCCCCAACGCTGGGCGCTGATCAAGGGCCTGTTCGCCCGCGCCGCAGAGCTGCCTCCGGGCGACCGGGCGGGCTTTCTCGACGAGCAGACCGGGGGCGACCCCGAGCTGCGTGCCCGGGTGGAGGAGTTGCTCGCGGCCGACGACGCCTCGTCGGACTTCCTCGACGAGGGGGTGGCGCGCGCGGTGAAGCGGCTGGGGGTGGACGAAGACGGCCGCCATCGTTGGATCGGTCGGCGCTTCGGGCCGTACGAGGTGGTCGACGAGCTGGGCCGCGGCGGGATGGGGGTGGTGCTGCTCGCGCGCCGGGCCGACGGTCGCTACGACCGCGAAGTGGCGCTGAAGGTGGTGCCGGCCGCCCTCGTGCAGGGCCATCTGGAGTCGCGCTTTCGCGCCGAAGTCCGGATTCTGGCCGATCTCGACCACCCCAACATCGCGCGACTTCTCGACGCCGGTGAGACCGACGAGGGCCTCGCCTACCTGGTGATGGAGTACGTCGACGGCCCCCGCATCGACCGATTCGCCGACGAGGGCTCGCTCGACGTGCGCGCTCGGCTGACCCTCTTCCGGCAGGTGCTCGACGGGGTCGATTACGCCCATGCCCGCGGCGTCGTGCACCGCGACCTGAAACCGTCGAACATTCTGGTGACCCGCTCCGGAGTCCCCAAGCTCGTGGATTTCGGGATCGCCAAGCTGCTCGATCCCGCCTCGAGCGACGCGGAGACGCAGGTGCTCACCCGCACCGCCCACCGGATGCTCACCCCCGAGTACGCCAGCCCCGAGCAGGTGCGGGGCGAGCCGGTGGACGCGCGCTCCGACGTGTATTCGCTCGGGATCGTGCTGTATCGACTCCTCACGGGCCGCGCCCCCTATTCGCTCGACGATACGGCTCCGCAGGCGGCCGAACGAGTGATCTGCGAACGGTCGCCGTCACGTCCGAGCGACGCCGTCACCCGCACCGTGCCGGAGGATCCCGCGCGCACGCGGCCGGCCGACGATCCCGACGTGCTCGCGCGCCAGCGATCGAGCACCCGCGACCGGCTCCAGCGCTCGCTGCGGGGCGACCTCGACACGATCGTGCTGCACGCGCTCGCGAAAGAGCCGTCGCGGCGGTATGCCACGGCGGGGGCCTTCTCCGACGACATCGATCGGCACCTCGAGGGCCGGGTGATCCGGGCGCGCAATCCGGGGCCGGTGTACCGGGCGCGCCGCTTCGTGCGGCGGCGCTGGCTGCCGTTGGCCGCCACGATCGCCGGTCTGCTCGCTGCGACGGTACTCTTCGTGCAGACCCGCGAAGCCGAGGCGCAGCGGCGGGTGGCCGAGGCCAACAGCGCCGAGCTCACCGGGCTGGTGGGCTCGGTGCTGAGCACCCTCAACACCGACCTCTCCGGGCGGGATCAGGGCCCCACCGCCACCCGGGTGGCGGCCGTGGAGGCTGCAGTGGCCTCGCTCGATTCCCTGGCGTCGCGCGCGAACGGCTCGCCGAGCCCCCAGTTGCTCGAGGCGCTCGCCGGGGCCTACCAGGAGGTGGGGACGGTGCAGGGGCATCCCATCTCGTCCAGTGTGGGGCGGGTGGACGACGCCATCGTCAGCCTTCGGAAGGCGCTCGATCTATGGGAGCAGCTCGTCCGCCTCGATCCTTCGCGGCCGCGCCCTCCGATGGAGACGGTCGAGACGCGCGTCCTGCTCGCCGACATTCTCCGAGCCCGAGGCGATCACGGGGAAGCTGCCGCCCTCCTCGGCCGAGCCAGGCACGACGTGGATTCGCTCAGTGCCGTGCACGGGCTCGACGACGTGGGGCTCGTGTCTCTGGTGGCGATGGTGGCCGAGCGACAGTCCTGGCAGAGCAGCGACGAGGGCGATCTCGTGGCCGCCGAGGGCTACGTCACCCGACTCACCGACCTCACCCGACGGATCGTCGACCTCACGCCCGAGGGACCCGGTCGCGTCGGGGTGCTCGAAGAGGTCGTGCTCGGGCTTCAGGCCGAGGCCCGGCTGGAGGGCCAGCTCGCGCGTCACGACGACGCGATCGCCACGCAGAGCGACGCACTGGCGCTCGCCGACTCGCTCGCCGACCTGCCGGGCTCGACCCAGCGCATGCGCGGGATTCGCGCCACCGCCTGGTACCATCTCGGCTGGCGCTACAACGACGCGGATCGCCCCGCGCGCGCCGAGGCCGCCTTCGATCAGGCGCTCGCCCACATGTCGACGATGGAGCAGGAGGATCCGGGCAACGCCACGATCATGGCCTCGATGGGGCAGTTCCACGAGGGGCGGGGACAGGCGCGCATCCGGGGGGAGCGGTGGGAGGAGGCCCTCGTCGATCTCGATCGGGCGGACGAGCTTCTGACACCGATCCTGCCGAGCCTGCCCTATGTCGCCTTCGTTCTGGCGCAGGTGCATCGTGAACGGGGCGAGGCTCTCGCTCGACTCGCCCGCTGGTCCGAGGCGGAGTCGGCCTACGAGCGCAGCGTGGAGCTGGC